The Pleurodeles waltl isolate 20211129_DDA chromosome 6, aPleWal1.hap1.20221129, whole genome shotgun sequence genome has a segment encoding these proteins:
- the LOC138301531 gene encoding olfactory receptor 11A1-like → MVQRAEYICLENTTNVPGFILLGFQILPELKPFLFVIFLLIYLLTVVGNILILVTVSANNNLHSPMYFFLGNLSFLEIWYTTNIVHTMLGGFLSGSITLSLAGCVIQLNIFGSLAITECFLLTLMAYGRYMAICYPLHYSTLMSQRVCVILVQCTWASGFLIAMITSILIYQLQFPARNWIDHFFCDNMPLLKSACSDIYLAEMYCIVVSFTVTPIPFLLIIVSYMYIIVAIMRIPSATGRQKAFSTCSSHLLVVAMYFGTLIALYVAPSTGHSMNINKALSLLYTVATPMLNPIIYTLRNKDIRGALKITFQIICSRHRDSPTQLVFCHRKTTF, encoded by the coding sequence ATGGTGCAGAGAGCAGAGTACATTTGTTTAGAAAATACAACTAATGTTCCAGGATTTATCCTTCTTGGTTTCCAGATTCTCCCTGAGCTGAAGCCTTTCCTGTTCGTCATTTTCCTATTGATTTACTTATTAACAGTGGTTGGGAACATCTTAATACTTGTAACGGTGTCTGCTAACAACAACCTCCACTCTCCCATGTACTTCTTCTTGGGCAATTTGTCATTTCTGGAAATCTGGTACACAACAAATATCGTGCACACCATGCTGGGCGGATTTTTATCTGGCAGTATCACACTTTCTCTTGCTGGTTGTGTCATACAGTTGAATATATTTGGCTCGCTAGCAATTACTGAGTGCTTTCTTTTGACGTTGATGGCTTATGGTCGATATATGGCCATTTGTTACCCATTGCATTACAGTACACTCATGAGCCAAAGAGTTTGTGTTATCCTCGTCCAATGTACCTGGGCATCTGGATTCTTAATTGCAATGATTACAAGCATTTTGATTTACCAGTTACAATTTCCAGCTCGCAATTGGATTGACCACTTCTTTTGTGATAATATGCCTCTTTTAAAATCTGCCTGCTCAGATATATACTTAGCTGAGATGTATTGCATTGTTGTATCATTCACTGTCACACCAATTCCTTTTCTGTTAATTATTGTCTCTTATATGTATATTATTGTAGCCATCATGAGAATCCCTTCAGCTACAGGGAGACAAAAAGCCTTCTCCACCTGCAGCTCCCACCTTCTTGTAGTTGCTAtgtattttgggactttaattGCTCTATATGTGGCACCATCAACTGGCCATTCCATGAATATAAACAAAGCTTTGTCCTTGCTTTACACTGTGGCCACACCAATGCTTAATCCCATTATATACACCTTGAGGAACAAGGACATTAGGGGCGCCTTGAAAATCACTTTCCAAATCATTTGTAGCAGGCATAGAGATAGCCCTACTCAACTTGTATTCTGTCACAGAAAAACAACATTCTAA